The proteins below come from a single Myripristis murdjan chromosome 10, fMyrMur1.1, whole genome shotgun sequence genomic window:
- the thoc3 gene encoding THO complex subunit 3 yields MYNTHSGNLIGNTPHSKPASSNLATPKELMSFKMASQYYQEMQDSFKNNNKSREFPAHTAKVHSVAWSCDGRRLASGSFDKTASVFILEKDRLVKENNYRGHGDSVDQLCWHPTNPDLFVTASGDKTIRIWDVRTTKCIATVNTKGENINICWSPDGQTIAVGNKDDVVTFIDAKTHRSKAEEQFKFEVNEISWNNDNDMFFLTNGNGCINILSYPELKPIQSINAHPSNCICIKFDPTGKYFATGSADALVSLWNVEELVCVRCFSRLDWPVRTLSFSHDGKMLASASEDHFIDIAEVETGEKLWEVQCDSPTFTVAWHPKRPLLAYACDDKEGKYDNNREAGTVKLFGLPNDS; encoded by the exons atgtataatACGCATTCTGGTAATTTAATCGGAAACACGCCTCACAGCAAACCGGCGTCATCCAATTTGGCAACCCCGAAAGAGTTGATGTCTTTCAAGATGGCGTCGCAGTACTACCAAGAGATGCAAGATAGcttcaaaaataacaacaaaagcagGGAATTCCCGGCACACACGGCTAAAGTCCACTCGGTGGCGTGGAGCTGTGACGGCAGGAGACTGGCCTCCGGCTCTTTCGACAAAACAGCCAGCGTTTTTATCCTGGAAAAGGACCGATTG GTGAAGGAGAACAACTACAGAGGTCATGGCGACAGCGTGGACCAGCTGTGTTGGCATCCGACCAACCCCGATCTGTTTGTCACAGCGTCCGGGGACAAGACCATACGCATCTGGGACGTCCGCACCACCAAATGCATCGCCACCGTCAACACAAAAG GCGAGAACATCAACATCTGCTGGAGCCCGGACGGCCAGACCATCGCCGTGGGCAACAAGGACGACGTGGTGACCTTCATCGACGCCAAGACGCACCGCTCCAAGGCCGAGGAGCAGTTCAAGTTTGAAGTGAACGAAATCTCCTGGAACAACGACAACGACATGTTCTTCCTCACCAACGGCAACGGCTGCATCAATATTCTGAG TTACCCCGAGCTGAAGCCCATCCAGTCCATCAACGCTCACCCGTCCAACTGCATCTGCATCAAGTTCGACCCCACAGGGAAGTACTTCGCCACAGGAAGTGCCGACGCCCTGGTCAGCCTGTGGAACGTCGAGGAGCTGGTCTGTGTCCGCTGCTTCTCCAG GCTGGATTGGCCAGTGAGGACGCTGAGCTTCAGCCATGACGGGAAGATGTTGGCGTCAGCATCCGAAGATCATTTCATAGACATCGCAGAGGTTGAAACAG GAGAGAAGCTGTGGGAGGTCCAGTGCGACTCTCCGACCTTCACGGTGGCCTGGCACCCCAAGAGGCCGCTGCTGGCGTACGCCTGCGACGACAAGGAGGGCAAATATGACAACAACCGAGAGGCGGGCACTGTCAAACTGTTCGGCCTCCCCAACGACTCCTGA